Proteins from a single region of Chryseobacterium sp. T16E-39:
- a CDS encoding glycosyltransferase family 87 protein, with translation MILKEKVLKFILNPKYIFGVYLIISVVTAISKYLRGDYAINNYLIFKHVFFNTIHQKNLFIHYPDLYFDLNHYGVFFSLLIAPFAVMPDWLGISLWNLINTFVFVFAIYKLPFSDSKKAIFGLLCLQEYITAALSLQFNVALTGLLILSAVYIYERKEVQSVTAILIGVFVKIYGIVGLTQFFFIKNKMKFILSGIVIAGLFLVIPMIYSTPQFVLQSYADWFHSIIEKNNENQVLGNMQDISLMGFVRRILGDASISNLVFLAFGLPLFALPYIRIKQYKNYAFQLMILASTLLFLVLFSSSSESPTYIIAVVGVMIWFFLQKERTPFIIGLLVFVIIFTCFSTSDLFPKSVKNDYIIKYSLKAVPCIVVWLRVVYELLTKDFEKNYSLN, from the coding sequence ATAATTTTGAAAGAAAAAGTTTTAAAATTCATATTAAACCCTAAATATATATTTGGGGTTTATCTTATTATATCAGTAGTTACAGCAATTTCCAAATACTTGAGAGGAGATTATGCCATTAATAATTATCTGATTTTTAAACATGTATTTTTTAATACCATTCATCAGAAAAATTTATTTATTCACTATCCCGACCTCTATTTTGATTTGAATCATTATGGAGTTTTTTTTAGTTTACTGATCGCTCCTTTTGCTGTCATGCCAGACTGGCTAGGGATTTCCCTTTGGAACCTGATCAATACATTTGTATTTGTATTTGCCATCTATAAATTACCATTTTCAGATTCTAAAAAAGCAATTTTCGGTTTGCTCTGTCTTCAGGAGTATATTACAGCAGCGCTAAGTTTACAGTTTAATGTAGCACTGACCGGACTTTTAATACTTTCGGCAGTGTATATTTATGAAAGAAAAGAAGTACAGTCAGTTACCGCGATATTAATCGGTGTTTTTGTAAAAATATATGGTATTGTTGGACTCACTCAATTTTTCTTTATCAAGAATAAAATGAAGTTCATTCTTTCAGGAATAGTGATTGCAGGATTGTTTCTTGTAATTCCGATGATTTATTCAACCCCTCAGTTTGTTTTGCAGAGTTATGCGGACTGGTTTCATTCTATTATAGAAAAGAATAATGAAAATCAGGTGTTAGGGAATATGCAGGATATTTCATTAATGGGTTTTGTGAGGAGAATTCTTGGAGATGCTTCAATATCCAATCTGGTGTTTTTAGCTTTTGGGTTGCCTTTATTTGCTTTACCTTACATAAGAATAAAGCAATATAAAAATTATGCATTTCAACTGATGATTCTGGCTTCAACACTGTTATTTCTTGTGTTATTCAGTTCAAGTTCGGAATCTCCAACCTATATTATTGCGGTAGTAGGGGTGATGATCTGGTTCTTCCTTCAGAAGGAGAGAACGCCGTTCATTATTGGCTTGTTGGTTTTTGTTATTATTTTCACTTGTTTTTCAACCTCTGATTTATTTCCAAAGTCTGTTAAAAATGACTACATCATTAAATATTCATTAAAAGCAGTACCTTGTATCGTCGTTTGGTTGAGAGTGGTTTATGAGCTTTTAACTAAAGATTTTGAAAAGAATTATAGTCTGAACTAA